Proteins encoded by one window of Manihot esculenta cultivar AM560-2 chromosome 10, M.esculenta_v8, whole genome shotgun sequence:
- the LOC110624109 gene encoding uncharacterized protein LOC110624109 isoform X4 translates to MSSKIDFQEFQFSGILSKPRTKEFSDDRSKVDIRFIQTLNHQNMDASTVLYTRDRDTTQTSSGCDLRKSLAWDSAFFTSPGVLDPEELLETLNCKMGENGSDMTGHMEPKSIPFESTLTPTNGIGNLRKSLAWDSAFFTSAGVLDAEELSIINGGLKRPETLPFPKFEEEIWRSTESNSTINSDCYSLASLEIDLFDDIKASIHKSRDASSNRATSTCKLKREKGTQNGHASKTPDSSSRLKYAGSSGESKSSSVKPPKVSARANPSSIIPSKRASLGTNHVKLDNKATNSTCGEGIAMSKKMCLRESCNIISSSKPSTKSPSSVLPAAKNEFMGFCYASGDFTGKSPSNPRRRTTDSRLAACGSSVRAPLKYLVKNKTKLVSSSDSICLPSTPKLSSYISPASSIDGWSSESSSTSINQRSKSSAASLVNTPLREISFDFSSSKASDSERPRYGKTLGHEIHETKLMDIQFNNVLMCTSTGSPNVSRKPTPSGLRMPSPKIGFFDAENSAVLAQDGGLKFQSGVQETSSKSGIGINNASGSANRTRYGKHRLAGTSTGPLSKTGAENEGKIYSCEKKQPLKEREDMRVICPENNVHRLGENNKENIGSLANQVDDLSQRMGAIDFS, encoded by the exons ATGTCCTCCAAAATTGATTTCCAGGAATTTCAATTCTCAGGTATTCTCTCTAAACCAAGAACCAAAG AATTTTCAGATGATAGAAGTAAGGTTGACATTCGGTTTATTCAGACTCTGAATCACCAAAATATGGATGCTTCCACTGTACTCTATACTAGGGATAGAGATACTACACAAACTTCATCGGGTTGTGATTTGCGCAAGAGTTTAGCATGGGATAGTGCCTTTTTCACAAGTCCAG GAGTATTGGATCCAGAAGAGTTGCTTGAGACTCTTAATTGTAAAATGGGGGAAAATGGTTCAGATATGACTGGCCACATGGAACCAAAGTCTATACCTTTTGAATCAACATTAACACCAACAAATGGAATTGGTAATTTGCGAAAAAGTTTAGCTTGGGATAGTGCCTTTTTTACAAGTGCAG GAGTTCTGGATGCTGAGGAGTTGTCTATAATAAATGGAGGATTAAAAAGGCCAGAAACACTTCCTTTTCCTAAGTTTGAAGAGGAAATTTGGAGGTCTACAGAATCAAATTCTACTATAAATAGTGATTGTTACTCTCTTGCAAGCCTTGAGATTGATCTTTTTGATGATATAAAAGCATCCATTCACAAGTCACGAGATGCTTCATCCAATAGGGCAACTTCAACTTGCAAACtgaaaagagaaaaaggaacACAAAATGGCCATG CTTCGAAAACACCAGATTCTTCATCTAGATTAAAA TATGCTGGTTCAAGTGGAGAATCCAAATCCTCTTCTGTTAAGCCTCCAAAGGTATCTGCTCGTGCTAACCCTTCATCAATAATTCCCAGCAAAAGGGCTTCTTTGGGTACAAATCACGTTAAACTGGATAATAAGGCTACAAATTCTACCTGCG GGGAAGGTATCGCCATGTCAAAGAAAATGTGTTTACGGGAGTCTTGCAATATTATTTCTAGTTCAAAGCCATCCACTAAATCACCTTCTTCAGTTTTGCCTGCTGCAAAAAATGAGTTTATGGGGTTTTGTTATGCTTCAGGTGATTTCACTGGTAAATCTCCTTCAAACCCTCGAAGGAGAACAACTGATTCTCGGTTGGCTGCTTGCGGCTCAAGCGTTAGAGCTCCGTTAAAATACTTGGTTAAAAATAAAACCAAGTTGGTGAGTTCTAGTGATTCTATTTGTTTACCGTCCACACCCAAGTTGTCCTCTTATATATCACCTGCCAGTTCCATTGATGGTTGGTCCTCAGAATCATCATCAACATCTATCAATCAGAGATCAAAAAGTTCTGCTGCTAGTCTTGTAAATACTCCATTGAGAGAGATTTCTTTTGACTTTAGTTCCTCTAAAGCATCAGATTCTGAAAGGCCTAGGTATGGTAAAACCTTGGGCCATGAAATTCATGAAACCAAGCTCATGGATATTCAGTTCAACAATGTCTTAATGTGTACAAGTACTGGTTCTCCAAACGTTTCAAGAAAACCAACACCTTCAGGTCTTCGAATGCCATCGCCAAAGATAGGATTTTTTGATGCG GAAAATTCTGCTGTTTTAGCACAAGATGGAGGTCTGAAATTTCAGTCTGGTGTACAGGAAACTTCATCCAAAAGTGGAATTGGTATTAACAATGCCAGTGGATCAGCAAATAGAACAAGATATGGCAAGCATCGCTTGGCAGGAACCTCGACAGGACCTTTGAGTAAAACGGGTGCTGAGAATGAGGGGAAGATCTACTCATGTGAGAAGAAGCAACCTTTGAAAGAGCGTGAAGATATGAGAGTGATATGCCCTGAAAATAATGTGCATAGACTTGGTGAAAATAACAAAGAAAATATAGGTAGTTTGGCAAATCAAGTTGATGATCTCAGTCAACGTATGGGAGCCATTGATTTTAGCTGA
- the LOC110624109 gene encoding uncharacterized protein LOC110624109 isoform X1: MSSKIDFQEFQFSGILSKPRTKEFSDDRSKVDIRFIQTLNHQNMDASTVLYTRDRDTTQTSSGCDLRKSLAWDSAFFTSPGVLDPEELLETLNCKMGENGSDMTGHMEPKSIPFESTLTPTNGIGNLRKSLAWDSAFFTSAGVLDAEELSIINGGLKRPETLPFPKFEEEIWRSTESNSTINSDCYSLASLEIDLFDDIKASIHKSRDASSNRATSTCKLKREKGTQNGHASKTPDSSSRLKPPKYAGSSGESKSSSVKPPKVSARANPSSIIPSKRASLGTNHVKLDNKATNSTCGKDLKREGIAMSKKMCLRESCNIISSSKPSTKSPSSVLPAAKNEFMGFCYASGDFTGKSPSNPRRRTTDSRLAACGSSVRAPLKYLVKNKTKLVSSSDSICLPSTPKLSSYISPASSIDGWSSESSSTSINQRSKSSAASLVNTPLREISFDFSSSKASDSERPRYGKTLGHEIHETKLMDIQFNNVLMCTSTGSPNVSRKPTPSGLRMPSPKIGFFDAENSAVLAQDGGLKFQSGVQETSSKSGIGINNASGSANRTRYGKHRLAGTSTGPLSKTGAENEGKIYSCEKKQPLKEREDMRVICPENNVHRLGENNKENIGSLANQVDDLSQRMGAIDFS; encoded by the exons ATGTCCTCCAAAATTGATTTCCAGGAATTTCAATTCTCAGGTATTCTCTCTAAACCAAGAACCAAAG AATTTTCAGATGATAGAAGTAAGGTTGACATTCGGTTTATTCAGACTCTGAATCACCAAAATATGGATGCTTCCACTGTACTCTATACTAGGGATAGAGATACTACACAAACTTCATCGGGTTGTGATTTGCGCAAGAGTTTAGCATGGGATAGTGCCTTTTTCACAAGTCCAG GAGTATTGGATCCAGAAGAGTTGCTTGAGACTCTTAATTGTAAAATGGGGGAAAATGGTTCAGATATGACTGGCCACATGGAACCAAAGTCTATACCTTTTGAATCAACATTAACACCAACAAATGGAATTGGTAATTTGCGAAAAAGTTTAGCTTGGGATAGTGCCTTTTTTACAAGTGCAG GAGTTCTGGATGCTGAGGAGTTGTCTATAATAAATGGAGGATTAAAAAGGCCAGAAACACTTCCTTTTCCTAAGTTTGAAGAGGAAATTTGGAGGTCTACAGAATCAAATTCTACTATAAATAGTGATTGTTACTCTCTTGCAAGCCTTGAGATTGATCTTTTTGATGATATAAAAGCATCCATTCACAAGTCACGAGATGCTTCATCCAATAGGGCAACTTCAACTTGCAAACtgaaaagagaaaaaggaacACAAAATGGCCATG CTTCGAAAACACCAGATTCTTCATCTAGATTAAAA CCACCAAAGTATGCTGGTTCAAGTGGAGAATCCAAATCCTCTTCTGTTAAGCCTCCAAAGGTATCTGCTCGTGCTAACCCTTCATCAATAATTCCCAGCAAAAGGGCTTCTTTGGGTACAAATCACGTTAAACTGGATAATAAGGCTACAAATTCTACCTGCGGTAAAGATCTTAAAA GGGAAGGTATCGCCATGTCAAAGAAAATGTGTTTACGGGAGTCTTGCAATATTATTTCTAGTTCAAAGCCATCCACTAAATCACCTTCTTCAGTTTTGCCTGCTGCAAAAAATGAGTTTATGGGGTTTTGTTATGCTTCAGGTGATTTCACTGGTAAATCTCCTTCAAACCCTCGAAGGAGAACAACTGATTCTCGGTTGGCTGCTTGCGGCTCAAGCGTTAGAGCTCCGTTAAAATACTTGGTTAAAAATAAAACCAAGTTGGTGAGTTCTAGTGATTCTATTTGTTTACCGTCCACACCCAAGTTGTCCTCTTATATATCACCTGCCAGTTCCATTGATGGTTGGTCCTCAGAATCATCATCAACATCTATCAATCAGAGATCAAAAAGTTCTGCTGCTAGTCTTGTAAATACTCCATTGAGAGAGATTTCTTTTGACTTTAGTTCCTCTAAAGCATCAGATTCTGAAAGGCCTAGGTATGGTAAAACCTTGGGCCATGAAATTCATGAAACCAAGCTCATGGATATTCAGTTCAACAATGTCTTAATGTGTACAAGTACTGGTTCTCCAAACGTTTCAAGAAAACCAACACCTTCAGGTCTTCGAATGCCATCGCCAAAGATAGGATTTTTTGATGCG GAAAATTCTGCTGTTTTAGCACAAGATGGAGGTCTGAAATTTCAGTCTGGTGTACAGGAAACTTCATCCAAAAGTGGAATTGGTATTAACAATGCCAGTGGATCAGCAAATAGAACAAGATATGGCAAGCATCGCTTGGCAGGAACCTCGACAGGACCTTTGAGTAAAACGGGTGCTGAGAATGAGGGGAAGATCTACTCATGTGAGAAGAAGCAACCTTTGAAAGAGCGTGAAGATATGAGAGTGATATGCCCTGAAAATAATGTGCATAGACTTGGTGAAAATAACAAAGAAAATATAGGTAGTTTGGCAAATCAAGTTGATGATCTCAGTCAACGTATGGGAGCCATTGATTTTAGCTGA
- the LOC110624109 gene encoding uncharacterized protein LOC110624109 isoform X6, translated as MSSKIDFQEFQFSGILSKPRTKEFSDDRSKVDIRFIQTLNHQNMDASTVLYTRDRDTTQTSSGCDLRKSLAWDSAFFTSPGVLDPEELLETLNCKMGENGSDMTGHMEPKSIPFESTLTPTNGIGNLRKSLAWDSAFFTSAGVLDAEELSIINGGLKRPETLPFPKFEEEIWRSTESNSTINSDCYSLASLEIDLFDDIKASIHKSRDASSNRATSTCKLKREKGTQNGHASKTPDSSSRLKPPKYAGSSGESKSSSVKPPKVSARANPSSIIPSKRASLGTNHVKLDNKATNSTCGKDLKREGIAMSKKMCLRESCNIISSSKPSTKSPSSVLPAAKNEFMGFCYASGDFTGKSPSNPRRRTTDSRLAACGSSVRAPLKYLVKNKTKLVSSSDSICLPSTPKLSSYISPASSIDGWSSESSSTSINQRSKSSAASLVNTPLREISFDFSSSKASDSERPRYGKTLGHEIHETKLMDIQFNNVLMCTSTGSPNVSRKPTPSGLRMPSPKIGFFDAETSSKSGIGINNASGSANRTRYGKHRLAGTSTGPLSKTGAENEGKIYSCEKKQPLKEREDMRVICPENNVHRLGENNKENIGSLANQVDDLSQRMGAIDFS; from the exons ATGTCCTCCAAAATTGATTTCCAGGAATTTCAATTCTCAGGTATTCTCTCTAAACCAAGAACCAAAG AATTTTCAGATGATAGAAGTAAGGTTGACATTCGGTTTATTCAGACTCTGAATCACCAAAATATGGATGCTTCCACTGTACTCTATACTAGGGATAGAGATACTACACAAACTTCATCGGGTTGTGATTTGCGCAAGAGTTTAGCATGGGATAGTGCCTTTTTCACAAGTCCAG GAGTATTGGATCCAGAAGAGTTGCTTGAGACTCTTAATTGTAAAATGGGGGAAAATGGTTCAGATATGACTGGCCACATGGAACCAAAGTCTATACCTTTTGAATCAACATTAACACCAACAAATGGAATTGGTAATTTGCGAAAAAGTTTAGCTTGGGATAGTGCCTTTTTTACAAGTGCAG GAGTTCTGGATGCTGAGGAGTTGTCTATAATAAATGGAGGATTAAAAAGGCCAGAAACACTTCCTTTTCCTAAGTTTGAAGAGGAAATTTGGAGGTCTACAGAATCAAATTCTACTATAAATAGTGATTGTTACTCTCTTGCAAGCCTTGAGATTGATCTTTTTGATGATATAAAAGCATCCATTCACAAGTCACGAGATGCTTCATCCAATAGGGCAACTTCAACTTGCAAACtgaaaagagaaaaaggaacACAAAATGGCCATG CTTCGAAAACACCAGATTCTTCATCTAGATTAAAA CCACCAAAGTATGCTGGTTCAAGTGGAGAATCCAAATCCTCTTCTGTTAAGCCTCCAAAGGTATCTGCTCGTGCTAACCCTTCATCAATAATTCCCAGCAAAAGGGCTTCTTTGGGTACAAATCACGTTAAACTGGATAATAAGGCTACAAATTCTACCTGCGGTAAAGATCTTAAAA GGGAAGGTATCGCCATGTCAAAGAAAATGTGTTTACGGGAGTCTTGCAATATTATTTCTAGTTCAAAGCCATCCACTAAATCACCTTCTTCAGTTTTGCCTGCTGCAAAAAATGAGTTTATGGGGTTTTGTTATGCTTCAGGTGATTTCACTGGTAAATCTCCTTCAAACCCTCGAAGGAGAACAACTGATTCTCGGTTGGCTGCTTGCGGCTCAAGCGTTAGAGCTCCGTTAAAATACTTGGTTAAAAATAAAACCAAGTTGGTGAGTTCTAGTGATTCTATTTGTTTACCGTCCACACCCAAGTTGTCCTCTTATATATCACCTGCCAGTTCCATTGATGGTTGGTCCTCAGAATCATCATCAACATCTATCAATCAGAGATCAAAAAGTTCTGCTGCTAGTCTTGTAAATACTCCATTGAGAGAGATTTCTTTTGACTTTAGTTCCTCTAAAGCATCAGATTCTGAAAGGCCTAGGTATGGTAAAACCTTGGGCCATGAAATTCATGAAACCAAGCTCATGGATATTCAGTTCAACAATGTCTTAATGTGTACAAGTACTGGTTCTCCAAACGTTTCAAGAAAACCAACACCTTCAGGTCTTCGAATGCCATCGCCAAAGATAGGATTTTTTGATGCG GAAACTTCATCCAAAAGTGGAATTGGTATTAACAATGCCAGTGGATCAGCAAATAGAACAAGATATGGCAAGCATCGCTTGGCAGGAACCTCGACAGGACCTTTGAGTAAAACGGGTGCTGAGAATGAGGGGAAGATCTACTCATGTGAGAAGAAGCAACCTTTGAAAGAGCGTGAAGATATGAGAGTGATATGCCCTGAAAATAATGTGCATAGACTTGGTGAAAATAACAAAGAAAATATAGGTAGTTTGGCAAATCAAGTTGATGATCTCAGTCAACGTATGGGAGCCATTGATTTTAGCTGA
- the LOC110624109 gene encoding uncharacterized protein LOC110624109 isoform X5: MSSKIDFQEFQFSEFSDDRSKVDIRFIQTLNHQNMDASTVLYTRDRDTTQTSSGCDLRKSLAWDSAFFTSPGVLDPEELLETLNCKMGENGSDMTGHMEPKSIPFESTLTPTNGIGNLRKSLAWDSAFFTSAGVLDAEELSIINGGLKRPETLPFPKFEEEIWRSTESNSTINSDCYSLASLEIDLFDDIKASIHKSRDASSNRATSTCKLKREKGTQNGHASKTPDSSSRLKPPKYAGSSGESKSSSVKPPKVSARANPSSIIPSKRASLGTNHVKLDNKATNSTCGKDLKREGIAMSKKMCLRESCNIISSSKPSTKSPSSVLPAAKNEFMGFCYASGDFTGKSPSNPRRRTTDSRLAACGSSVRAPLKYLVKNKTKLVSSSDSICLPSTPKLSSYISPASSIDGWSSESSSTSINQRSKSSAASLVNTPLREISFDFSSSKASDSERPRYGKTLGHEIHETKLMDIQFNNVLMCTSTGSPNVSRKPTPSGLRMPSPKIGFFDAENSAVLAQDGGLKFQSGVQETSSKSGIGINNASGSANRTRYGKHRLAGTSTGPLSKTGAENEGKIYSCEKKQPLKEREDMRVICPENNVHRLGENNKENIGSLANQVDDLSQRMGAIDFS, from the exons ATGTCCTCCAAAATTGATTTCCAGGAATTTCAATTCTCAG AATTTTCAGATGATAGAAGTAAGGTTGACATTCGGTTTATTCAGACTCTGAATCACCAAAATATGGATGCTTCCACTGTACTCTATACTAGGGATAGAGATACTACACAAACTTCATCGGGTTGTGATTTGCGCAAGAGTTTAGCATGGGATAGTGCCTTTTTCACAAGTCCAG GAGTATTGGATCCAGAAGAGTTGCTTGAGACTCTTAATTGTAAAATGGGGGAAAATGGTTCAGATATGACTGGCCACATGGAACCAAAGTCTATACCTTTTGAATCAACATTAACACCAACAAATGGAATTGGTAATTTGCGAAAAAGTTTAGCTTGGGATAGTGCCTTTTTTACAAGTGCAG GAGTTCTGGATGCTGAGGAGTTGTCTATAATAAATGGAGGATTAAAAAGGCCAGAAACACTTCCTTTTCCTAAGTTTGAAGAGGAAATTTGGAGGTCTACAGAATCAAATTCTACTATAAATAGTGATTGTTACTCTCTTGCAAGCCTTGAGATTGATCTTTTTGATGATATAAAAGCATCCATTCACAAGTCACGAGATGCTTCATCCAATAGGGCAACTTCAACTTGCAAACtgaaaagagaaaaaggaacACAAAATGGCCATG CTTCGAAAACACCAGATTCTTCATCTAGATTAAAA CCACCAAAGTATGCTGGTTCAAGTGGAGAATCCAAATCCTCTTCTGTTAAGCCTCCAAAGGTATCTGCTCGTGCTAACCCTTCATCAATAATTCCCAGCAAAAGGGCTTCTTTGGGTACAAATCACGTTAAACTGGATAATAAGGCTACAAATTCTACCTGCGGTAAAGATCTTAAAA GGGAAGGTATCGCCATGTCAAAGAAAATGTGTTTACGGGAGTCTTGCAATATTATTTCTAGTTCAAAGCCATCCACTAAATCACCTTCTTCAGTTTTGCCTGCTGCAAAAAATGAGTTTATGGGGTTTTGTTATGCTTCAGGTGATTTCACTGGTAAATCTCCTTCAAACCCTCGAAGGAGAACAACTGATTCTCGGTTGGCTGCTTGCGGCTCAAGCGTTAGAGCTCCGTTAAAATACTTGGTTAAAAATAAAACCAAGTTGGTGAGTTCTAGTGATTCTATTTGTTTACCGTCCACACCCAAGTTGTCCTCTTATATATCACCTGCCAGTTCCATTGATGGTTGGTCCTCAGAATCATCATCAACATCTATCAATCAGAGATCAAAAAGTTCTGCTGCTAGTCTTGTAAATACTCCATTGAGAGAGATTTCTTTTGACTTTAGTTCCTCTAAAGCATCAGATTCTGAAAGGCCTAGGTATGGTAAAACCTTGGGCCATGAAATTCATGAAACCAAGCTCATGGATATTCAGTTCAACAATGTCTTAATGTGTACAAGTACTGGTTCTCCAAACGTTTCAAGAAAACCAACACCTTCAGGTCTTCGAATGCCATCGCCAAAGATAGGATTTTTTGATGCG GAAAATTCTGCTGTTTTAGCACAAGATGGAGGTCTGAAATTTCAGTCTGGTGTACAGGAAACTTCATCCAAAAGTGGAATTGGTATTAACAATGCCAGTGGATCAGCAAATAGAACAAGATATGGCAAGCATCGCTTGGCAGGAACCTCGACAGGACCTTTGAGTAAAACGGGTGCTGAGAATGAGGGGAAGATCTACTCATGTGAGAAGAAGCAACCTTTGAAAGAGCGTGAAGATATGAGAGTGATATGCCCTGAAAATAATGTGCATAGACTTGGTGAAAATAACAAAGAAAATATAGGTAGTTTGGCAAATCAAGTTGATGATCTCAGTCAACGTATGGGAGCCATTGATTTTAGCTGA
- the LOC110624109 gene encoding uncharacterized protein LOC110624109 isoform X3, protein MSSKIDFQEFQFSGILSKPRTKEFSDDRSKVDIRFIQTLNHQNMDASTVLYTRDRDTTQTSSGCDLRKSLAWDSAFFTSPGVLDPEELLETLNCKMGENGSDMTGHMEPKSIPFESTLTPTNGIGNLRKSLAWDSAFFTSAGVLDAEELSIINGGLKRPETLPFPKFEEEIWRSTESNSTINSDCYSLASLEIDLFDDIKASIHKSRDASSNRATSTCKLKREKGTQNGHASKTPDSSSRLKPPKYAGSSGESKSSSVKPPKVSARANPSSIIPSKRASLGTNHVKLDNKATNSTCGEGIAMSKKMCLRESCNIISSSKPSTKSPSSVLPAAKNEFMGFCYASGDFTGKSPSNPRRRTTDSRLAACGSSVRAPLKYLVKNKTKLVSSSDSICLPSTPKLSSYISPASSIDGWSSESSSTSINQRSKSSAASLVNTPLREISFDFSSSKASDSERPRYGKTLGHEIHETKLMDIQFNNVLMCTSTGSPNVSRKPTPSGLRMPSPKIGFFDAENSAVLAQDGGLKFQSGVQETSSKSGIGINNASGSANRTRYGKHRLAGTSTGPLSKTGAENEGKIYSCEKKQPLKEREDMRVICPENNVHRLGENNKENIGSLANQVDDLSQRMGAIDFS, encoded by the exons ATGTCCTCCAAAATTGATTTCCAGGAATTTCAATTCTCAGGTATTCTCTCTAAACCAAGAACCAAAG AATTTTCAGATGATAGAAGTAAGGTTGACATTCGGTTTATTCAGACTCTGAATCACCAAAATATGGATGCTTCCACTGTACTCTATACTAGGGATAGAGATACTACACAAACTTCATCGGGTTGTGATTTGCGCAAGAGTTTAGCATGGGATAGTGCCTTTTTCACAAGTCCAG GAGTATTGGATCCAGAAGAGTTGCTTGAGACTCTTAATTGTAAAATGGGGGAAAATGGTTCAGATATGACTGGCCACATGGAACCAAAGTCTATACCTTTTGAATCAACATTAACACCAACAAATGGAATTGGTAATTTGCGAAAAAGTTTAGCTTGGGATAGTGCCTTTTTTACAAGTGCAG GAGTTCTGGATGCTGAGGAGTTGTCTATAATAAATGGAGGATTAAAAAGGCCAGAAACACTTCCTTTTCCTAAGTTTGAAGAGGAAATTTGGAGGTCTACAGAATCAAATTCTACTATAAATAGTGATTGTTACTCTCTTGCAAGCCTTGAGATTGATCTTTTTGATGATATAAAAGCATCCATTCACAAGTCACGAGATGCTTCATCCAATAGGGCAACTTCAACTTGCAAACtgaaaagagaaaaaggaacACAAAATGGCCATG CTTCGAAAACACCAGATTCTTCATCTAGATTAAAA CCACCAAAGTATGCTGGTTCAAGTGGAGAATCCAAATCCTCTTCTGTTAAGCCTCCAAAGGTATCTGCTCGTGCTAACCCTTCATCAATAATTCCCAGCAAAAGGGCTTCTTTGGGTACAAATCACGTTAAACTGGATAATAAGGCTACAAATTCTACCTGCG GGGAAGGTATCGCCATGTCAAAGAAAATGTGTTTACGGGAGTCTTGCAATATTATTTCTAGTTCAAAGCCATCCACTAAATCACCTTCTTCAGTTTTGCCTGCTGCAAAAAATGAGTTTATGGGGTTTTGTTATGCTTCAGGTGATTTCACTGGTAAATCTCCTTCAAACCCTCGAAGGAGAACAACTGATTCTCGGTTGGCTGCTTGCGGCTCAAGCGTTAGAGCTCCGTTAAAATACTTGGTTAAAAATAAAACCAAGTTGGTGAGTTCTAGTGATTCTATTTGTTTACCGTCCACACCCAAGTTGTCCTCTTATATATCACCTGCCAGTTCCATTGATGGTTGGTCCTCAGAATCATCATCAACATCTATCAATCAGAGATCAAAAAGTTCTGCTGCTAGTCTTGTAAATACTCCATTGAGAGAGATTTCTTTTGACTTTAGTTCCTCTAAAGCATCAGATTCTGAAAGGCCTAGGTATGGTAAAACCTTGGGCCATGAAATTCATGAAACCAAGCTCATGGATATTCAGTTCAACAATGTCTTAATGTGTACAAGTACTGGTTCTCCAAACGTTTCAAGAAAACCAACACCTTCAGGTCTTCGAATGCCATCGCCAAAGATAGGATTTTTTGATGCG GAAAATTCTGCTGTTTTAGCACAAGATGGAGGTCTGAAATTTCAGTCTGGTGTACAGGAAACTTCATCCAAAAGTGGAATTGGTATTAACAATGCCAGTGGATCAGCAAATAGAACAAGATATGGCAAGCATCGCTTGGCAGGAACCTCGACAGGACCTTTGAGTAAAACGGGTGCTGAGAATGAGGGGAAGATCTACTCATGTGAGAAGAAGCAACCTTTGAAAGAGCGTGAAGATATGAGAGTGATATGCCCTGAAAATAATGTGCATAGACTTGGTGAAAATAACAAAGAAAATATAGGTAGTTTGGCAAATCAAGTTGATGATCTCAGTCAACGTATGGGAGCCATTGATTTTAGCTGA